A genomic window from Parafrankia irregularis includes:
- a CDS encoding LLM class flavin-dependent oxidoreductase gives MFTLRFDMRAPETGAPATELYAAALEMASWAESRGCLSALLCEHHMASDGYLPAPLTLASAMAARTSTLTIMIAIVILPLHDPVQLAEELAVLDIISKGRVMHVMAIGYRPAEYEMYGVDYHRRGRIADEKIEVLLRAKTGEAFEYQGRRIQVTPAPVTPGGPMVSWGGGSIAAARRAGRNGIGFFAQKGDPELRVAYEEAARAAGHEPGMCVLTPDDATTTMFVAEDVDAAWEELGPYLMHDVRSYAAWNEGNTGTASLSFVETAEELRRENRSHRILSVPEAIEHVRAGAPLGLHPLIGGLPPEIAWRYLKVVDEQVMPALAR, from the coding sequence GTGTTCACCCTGCGCTTCGACATGCGGGCTCCGGAGACCGGCGCCCCTGCCACCGAGTTATACGCCGCCGCCCTGGAGATGGCCTCCTGGGCGGAGTCCCGTGGCTGCCTGTCGGCACTCCTCTGTGAGCACCACATGGCCAGTGACGGCTACCTGCCTGCTCCCCTGACACTGGCCAGCGCGATGGCCGCCCGCACCAGCACACTGACGATCATGATCGCGATCGTCATCCTCCCGTTGCACGACCCGGTCCAGCTCGCCGAGGAGCTGGCGGTCCTCGACATCATCAGCAAGGGCCGTGTCATGCACGTCATGGCCATCGGGTACCGCCCTGCCGAATACGAGATGTACGGCGTCGACTACCACCGCCGCGGCAGGATCGCCGATGAGAAGATCGAGGTGCTTCTGCGGGCCAAGACCGGCGAGGCCTTCGAGTACCAGGGCCGCCGGATCCAGGTCACTCCCGCGCCGGTGACGCCAGGCGGGCCGATGGTTTCCTGGGGCGGCGGCAGCATCGCCGCGGCCCGGCGGGCCGGCCGCAACGGCATCGGGTTCTTCGCGCAGAAAGGCGACCCCGAGCTTCGGGTCGCCTACGAGGAGGCCGCCCGCGCCGCCGGTCACGAGCCCGGCATGTGCGTTCTGACGCCGGACGACGCCACGACGACGATGTTCGTCGCAGAGGACGTCGACGCCGCCTGGGAGGAGCTCGGCCCATACCTCATGCACGACGTGCGCAGCTACGCCGCGTGGAACGAGGGCAACACCGGCACCGCCAGCCTGTCGTTCGTCGAGACGGCCGAGGAACTCCGCAGGGAGAACCGCAGCCACCGGATCCTGTCGGTGCCCGAGGCCATCGAGCATGTCCGGGCCGGCGCGCCGCTCGGGCTGCACCCGCTCATCGGAGGCCTTCCACCGGAGATCGCGTGGCGGTACCTGAAGGTCGTCGACGAGCAGGTCATGCCCGCCCTCGCCCGGTGA
- a CDS encoding NAD(P)H-dependent amine dehydrogenase family protein, giving the protein MLPLRVVQWTTGIVGRSAVRTVLAHPDLELVGCFSWSADKAGKDVGELCGIDPVGVVATDSVEEILGLRPDVVLYMPLHWRVDEMVRLLEAGINVVSTANFITGRSYGDEAMRRLDDAAKRGGVSLYGTGINPGYANALGLMATAVCRRVDRVSVLESVDCTAYASPQTWLETGFAVPPDTPGLAELAKNRQLVFVDAVEMMAEALRVELDEIVYTPEFGVATEDLDLGYMKISKGHVCGLKGLWSGRAGGRSVIELGLVWRLGHAMEPDWPTEEGYVIEVDGEPSVRSRFTVRYDTAGVDFGMPTANPAVNAIPHVVAAAPGLVTVDELSMITAAGLVATGT; this is encoded by the coding sequence ATGTTGCCGTTACGAGTCGTTCAGTGGACCACGGGCATCGTCGGCCGCAGCGCGGTGCGCACGGTCCTGGCCCACCCGGACCTCGAGCTCGTCGGGTGCTTCTCCTGGAGCGCGGACAAGGCCGGTAAGGACGTCGGTGAGCTGTGCGGTATCGACCCGGTCGGGGTGGTGGCCACCGACAGCGTCGAGGAGATCCTCGGCCTACGGCCGGACGTCGTGCTCTACATGCCGCTGCACTGGCGGGTCGACGAGATGGTCCGGCTGCTGGAGGCCGGTATCAACGTCGTCTCGACCGCGAACTTCATCACCGGCCGTTCCTACGGCGACGAGGCCATGCGTCGCCTCGACGACGCCGCGAAACGCGGCGGGGTGTCGCTGTACGGCACCGGCATCAACCCCGGCTACGCCAACGCCCTCGGCCTGATGGCCACCGCGGTGTGCCGCCGGGTGGACCGGGTGTCCGTCCTGGAGTCCGTCGACTGCACTGCTTACGCCTCGCCGCAGACCTGGCTGGAGACCGGTTTCGCCGTCCCGCCCGACACGCCCGGCCTCGCCGAGCTCGCGAAGAACCGGCAGCTTGTCTTCGTCGACGCTGTCGAGATGATGGCCGAGGCGCTGCGCGTCGAGCTGGACGAGATCGTCTACACACCCGAGTTCGGGGTCGCTACCGAGGACCTCGACCTCGGCTACATGAAGATCTCCAAGGGCCACGTGTGCGGGCTGAAGGGCCTGTGGTCCGGGCGGGCCGGCGGACGGTCGGTCATCGAGCTCGGCCTCGTCTGGCGGCTCGGCCATGCCATGGAGCCGGACTGGCCCACCGAGGAGGGCTACGTGATCGAGGTCGACGGTGAGCCGTCGGTCCGCTCCAGGTTCACGGTCCGCTACGACACCGCCGGCGTCGACTTCGGCATGCCCACCGCCAACCCCGCCGTCAATGCCATCCCCCACGTTGTCGCCGCGGCACCTGGCCTGGTGACCGTCGACGAACTATCGATGATCACCGCCGCCGGCCTCGTCGCGACGGGGACCTGA
- a CDS encoding nuclear transport factor 2 family protein, with amino-acid sequence MSSTQEDHTLMSLAELQAREDIRRLVSLYGQLLDDLRFEEWGHLFAEDAIWRIPSVTFEGRAAIVEGVGAMEPTEPGRARHLSLDPVIDFESATRARVWTDQIALQCPEENWVVAAAGRYYDVVEFDGTAWRFVSREADVRWPPGSAGLTGLVPVPAR; translated from the coding sequence GTGAGCTCGACACAGGAAGATCACACGCTGATGAGTCTGGCGGAACTGCAGGCCCGAGAGGACATCAGAAGGCTCGTTTCACTCTACGGGCAACTGTTAGATGATCTTCGCTTCGAGGAGTGGGGGCACCTCTTCGCCGAGGATGCGATCTGGCGGATTCCGTCGGTCACCTTCGAGGGCAGGGCGGCCATCGTCGAGGGCGTCGGGGCGATGGAGCCGACCGAGCCCGGGCGGGCCAGGCATCTCAGTCTCGATCCCGTGATCGATTTCGAGTCGGCGACGCGGGCACGAGTGTGGACCGACCAGATCGCGCTTCAATGTCCGGAGGAGAACTGGGTCGTCGCGGCCGCCGGGCGTTACTACGACGTCGTCGAGTTCGACGGGACCGCCTGGCGGTTCGTCAGCCGGGAGGCCGACGTGCGATGGCCACCAGGAAGTGCGGGACTGACGGGCCTCGTTCCGGTTCCCGCTCGCTGA
- a CDS encoding cytochrome P450: protein MGAVSPRRRGLGDLLGDRSGWVFALLRRFRPILSAGPFTVVTRSDDVREVLGDHEHFTVAHYTPKMAEITGPFILGLDDTALYRYDHAALRAVMRRDDVPAIGHEVLAAARTRVAAAGAGELDVVRDLADPVLDGIVASYLGAPGPDTATQLRWARDLFEHIFLNASNDAAIRARALADAAEMRPHIDGLIAARKARLATDAPVPDDVLTRLLQAKEQDGGLHDLAIRHNLIGLITGWIPTVSKAFAMVVEELLRRPEELAAAQRAARAGDQQLVASYVFEALRFRPQTWALLRVCAADRVLAAGTGRETVVRAGTRVLVATRSAMFDGSVVPDAGRFRPGRAWGDYLHFGHGLHTCFGLQINRVQLPALAMALLEGGDLVRAGDLRWDGPYPASLRIRRAGRS from the coding sequence ATGGGCGCCGTCTCCCCTCGCCGCCGCGGGCTCGGCGACCTGCTCGGGGACCGTTCCGGCTGGGTGTTCGCCCTGCTGCGGCGGTTCCGCCCGATCCTGTCCGCCGGACCGTTCACGGTCGTCACCAGGTCCGACGACGTGCGTGAGGTGCTCGGCGACCACGAGCACTTCACGGTCGCGCACTACACGCCGAAGATGGCCGAGATCACCGGCCCGTTCATCCTCGGGTTGGACGACACCGCGCTCTACCGGTACGACCACGCGGCACTGCGGGCCGTGATGCGCCGGGACGACGTGCCCGCCATCGGCCACGAGGTGCTCGCGGCCGCCCGCACCCGGGTCGCCGCCGCCGGCGCCGGTGAGCTCGACGTCGTCCGCGACCTCGCCGACCCGGTACTCGACGGGATCGTCGCGAGCTACCTGGGCGCGCCCGGCCCGGACACCGCCACCCAGCTGCGGTGGGCACGCGACCTGTTCGAGCACATCTTCCTGAACGCGTCGAACGACGCCGCCATCCGCGCGCGGGCGCTCGCCGACGCCGCCGAGATGCGGCCGCACATCGACGGGCTGATCGCGGCGAGGAAGGCGCGGCTCGCGACCGACGCCCCGGTGCCGGACGACGTCCTCACCCGGCTGCTGCAGGCGAAGGAGCAGGACGGCGGCCTGCACGACCTCGCCATCCGGCACAACCTCATCGGCCTCATCACCGGCTGGATCCCGACGGTGTCGAAGGCGTTCGCGATGGTGGTGGAGGAGCTGCTGCGGCGGCCCGAAGAACTCGCCGCCGCGCAGCGGGCGGCCCGCGCGGGCGACCAGCAGCTGGTCGCCTCGTACGTCTTCGAGGCGCTGCGCTTCCGCCCGCAGACGTGGGCGCTGCTGCGGGTCTGCGCGGCCGACCGGGTGCTCGCGGCCGGGACCGGCCGGGAGACGGTCGTCCGGGCGGGCACACGGGTGCTCGTCGCCACCCGATCGGCGATGTTCGACGGCTCGGTGGTGCCCGACGCCGGGCGCTTCCGACCGGGCCGGGCGTGGGGCGACTACCTGCACTTCGGGCACGGGCTGCACACCTGCTTCGGCCTGCAGATCAACCGGGTGCAGCTACCGGCGCTCGCCATGGCGCTGCTGGAGGGCGGCGACCTCGTCCGCGCCGGCGACCTGCGCTGGGATGGGCCGTACCCGGCCAGCCTGCGGATCCGGCGGGCGGGCCGGTCGTGA
- a CDS encoding Dyp-type peroxidase, whose translation MTIATPRIRRTPPVPDLADIQGGILRAYGNDYSRTTYLFVNVDERRAGQRWLGRLVDDVTSARPWTEGKPATTLNVALTYDGLRALGLSAELLATFSDEFRAGMAARAAQLGDVGTSAPEHWDTHDRAHVILIVNALSEGDLTGRLADLRADLGRYEGLSLVREEHASLLPGVREHFGFADGFAQPAVEGVTDDKAPGGGVRDKDGWRGLALGEFVLGYPDESGRDGDGQDLPSAPAGPLGRNSTYGVWRKLEQDVALFRKMLRTSAAAFPGGDEEKLAAKIVGRWRNGTPIVLSPEGPAADFRGNDPGANDFLYHDVDADGRRCPLGAHIRRCNPRDSIGFGELLSFRHRMLRRGVPYGPPLPPEATGPDGQERGLIFVCYVASISRQFESVQVQWLEDGNVFGLGHDKDFLIRGPADGSGKMTVPGQPPFFLGPQPTFVTTRGGQYLFVPGITGLGAVAAGTAG comes from the coding sequence ATGACGATCGCCACCCCCCGGATCCGGCGGACGCCGCCGGTGCCCGATCTCGCCGACATCCAGGGCGGGATCCTGCGTGCCTACGGGAACGACTACTCGCGCACGACCTACCTCTTCGTGAACGTGGATGAGAGGCGGGCCGGGCAGCGGTGGCTCGGCCGTCTTGTGGACGACGTCACCAGCGCCCGGCCGTGGACCGAGGGCAAGCCCGCGACCACACTGAATGTCGCCCTCACCTATGACGGGCTGCGCGCCCTCGGCCTTTCCGCCGAGCTGCTCGCGACGTTCTCGGACGAGTTCCGCGCCGGGATGGCGGCGCGTGCGGCCCAGCTCGGCGACGTCGGCACGTCCGCGCCCGAGCACTGGGACACCCACGACAGGGCGCATGTGATCCTCATCGTCAACGCGCTGAGCGAGGGCGACCTGACCGGCCGGCTCGCCGACCTGCGGGCCGATCTCGGCCGGTACGAGGGCCTTTCCCTGGTGCGCGAGGAACACGCGAGCCTGCTGCCCGGAGTGCGCGAGCACTTCGGTTTCGCGGACGGCTTCGCCCAGCCCGCGGTGGAGGGCGTCACCGACGATAAGGCACCCGGCGGCGGCGTGCGGGACAAGGACGGCTGGCGCGGCCTCGCCCTCGGCGAGTTCGTTCTCGGATATCCCGACGAGTCCGGCCGGGACGGCGACGGTCAGGATCTCCCGAGCGCCCCCGCCGGCCCGCTCGGGCGCAACAGTACCTACGGCGTGTGGCGCAAGCTGGAGCAGGATGTCGCGCTCTTCCGGAAGATGCTGCGCACGTCCGCGGCGGCCTTTCCCGGCGGCGACGAGGAGAAGCTCGCCGCCAAGATCGTCGGGCGTTGGCGCAACGGCACGCCGATCGTGCTCTCCCCCGAAGGCCCGGCGGCCGACTTCCGCGGCAACGATCCGGGTGCCAACGACTTCCTCTACCACGACGTGGACGCGGACGGCCGACGCTGCCCGCTCGGCGCCCACATCCGCCGCTGCAACCCGCGGGACTCGATCGGGTTCGGTGAGCTGCTGAGCTTCCGGCACCGGATGCTGCGCCGCGGGGTGCCGTACGGGCCGCCCCTCCCACCGGAGGCGACCGGGCCGGACGGCCAGGAACGCGGCCTGATCTTCGTCTGCTACGTCGCGAGCATCTCCCGGCAGTTCGAGAGTGTGCAGGTGCAGTGGCTGGAGGACGGGAACGTCTTCGGGCTCGGCCATGACAAGGACTTCCTGATCCGCGGGCCGGCGGACGGCAGCGGGAAGATGACCGTGCCGGGCCAGCCGCCGTTCTTCCTCGGCCCGCAGCCGACGTTCGTGACGACCCGCGGCGGCCAGTACCTCTTCGTGCCCGGCATCACGGGGCTCGGTGCCGTGGCGGCCGGGACGGCGGGCTGA
- a CDS encoding response regulator: MSGAPPEPNLVAGSAPPEARGPVRVLLVDDDPLVRAALRMILATAADLVVVGEAADGGEVVAAANAHHPDVVLMDVRMPGVDGIAATERVRALARPPQVIVLTTFHLDDYVFGALRAGASGFLLKDSPPTEILQAVRTVANGAAMLSPAVTRMLIERFAGNPVDTRRADAMRQLEGLSEREREVAAEVAYGLSNAEIAAKLYMSEATVKAHVSRLLTRLGAANRVQIAILVHNAGAI, translated from the coding sequence GTGAGCGGCGCGCCGCCCGAGCCCAACCTCGTCGCCGGCTCGGCACCTCCCGAAGCCCGCGGGCCCGTCCGGGTCCTGCTGGTGGATGACGACCCGCTGGTTCGCGCCGCGCTGCGCATGATCCTCGCTACCGCCGCCGACCTCGTCGTGGTGGGCGAGGCGGCGGACGGTGGCGAAGTTGTCGCAGCCGCGAACGCCCACCATCCGGACGTCGTCCTGATGGACGTGCGGATGCCGGGCGTGGACGGAATCGCCGCGACCGAGCGGGTGCGCGCACTGGCCCGGCCGCCGCAGGTCATCGTCCTTACCACCTTCCACCTCGACGACTACGTGTTCGGAGCGCTGCGTGCCGGTGCCAGCGGTTTTCTCCTCAAGGACAGCCCACCGACCGAGATCCTGCAGGCGGTGCGCACCGTCGCGAACGGCGCGGCGATGCTGTCGCCGGCCGTGACCCGCATGCTGATCGAGCGGTTCGCGGGCAACCCGGTCGACACCCGCCGAGCCGATGCGATGCGCCAGCTCGAAGGCCTGAGCGAGCGGGAGCGCGAGGTGGCCGCCGAGGTCGCCTACGGGCTGTCGAACGCGGAGATCGCCGCCAAGCTGTACATGAGCGAAGCGACCGTGAAGGCGCACGTGTCGCGGCTGCTGACCAGGCTCGGCGCGGCGAACCGAGTCCAGATCGCGATTCTGGTACACAACGCCGGCGCGATCTGA
- a CDS encoding sensor histidine kinase — MVADSVDDVDFPALVPASLLPGRAAVRSGRWSRRRTVHRSGRDWLVDVLVFVLAAGLGGLFVYSALQSEEESATTLELVVDLALGGLSCCALWLRRRWPVGITVAIGLVVVVSASAVMASVVAVFTVAVHRRAKVLAGVITLHLCASVGYGLYRPSADSPVWVDLFFTTLILSVVAAWGMLVRARRQLVLSLRERAERAEATQRLRAEQARSAERARIAREMHDVLAHRITMVALHAGALEISSDLPSEQVGATAGVIRGAARQALEELREVIGVLRSDNRGGPETAPRVPQPTLADVSRLVAEARHAGLRVETSIDVKSPDTAPGSLGRDAYRIVQEALTNVGKHAPRVVATVSLVGRPGEGLRVLVSNELPAPALRTPLAFTAPSPSALAPSEPSASGLSASGLSPSRLSASGPGTSPASSTSASATEAVDPTVTPALPGAGAGLTGLAERVSLSGGTLTCGPTAEGTFVVDARLRWPR; from the coding sequence GTGGTCGCGGACTCGGTCGACGATGTCGACTTTCCGGCGCTGGTTCCCGCGTCGCTGCTGCCCGGCCGGGCGGCCGTGCGGTCAGGCCGCTGGTCACGCCGGCGGACGGTGCACCGCTCGGGTCGCGACTGGCTGGTCGACGTCCTGGTGTTCGTGCTCGCTGCCGGGCTCGGTGGGCTTTTCGTGTACTCGGCGCTGCAGTCCGAAGAGGAGTCGGCGACAACACTTGAGCTGGTCGTCGACCTGGCTTTGGGCGGCCTGTCGTGCTGTGCGCTCTGGCTGCGCCGACGATGGCCGGTGGGGATCACCGTCGCCATCGGGCTGGTCGTCGTGGTCTCCGCGTCCGCTGTGATGGCGTCGGTGGTCGCGGTGTTCACCGTCGCGGTCCACCGCCGGGCGAAGGTGCTCGCGGGCGTCATCACGCTGCACCTGTGCGCCAGTGTCGGCTACGGCCTCTACCGGCCGTCCGCCGACTCCCCCGTGTGGGTCGACCTCTTCTTCACCACCCTGATCCTTTCGGTGGTCGCGGCCTGGGGGATGCTGGTCCGTGCCCGTCGCCAGCTCGTACTGTCGCTGCGCGAGCGCGCCGAACGGGCCGAGGCCACTCAGCGCCTGCGTGCCGAGCAGGCCCGAAGCGCCGAGCGCGCTCGGATCGCGCGGGAGATGCACGACGTCCTCGCCCACCGGATAACCATGGTCGCGCTGCATGCCGGTGCCCTCGAGATCAGCAGCGACCTGCCGTCCGAGCAGGTCGGGGCGACGGCCGGGGTGATTCGCGGCGCCGCCCGCCAGGCGCTTGAGGAGCTCAGAGAGGTCATCGGGGTGCTGCGGTCCGATAACCGCGGCGGGCCGGAGACCGCGCCGCGCGTTCCGCAGCCGACCCTCGCGGACGTGTCGCGCCTGGTTGCCGAGGCACGACACGCCGGTTTGCGAGTCGAGACGTCGATCGACGTGAAGTCACCAGACACGGCGCCTGGTTCGCTCGGACGAGACGCCTACCGCATCGTGCAGGAGGCGCTGACCAACGTCGGCAAACACGCTCCCCGGGTGGTGGCGACCGTCAGCCTCGTCGGGCGGCCGGGCGAGGGCCTGCGCGTGCTGGTCAGCAACGAGCTGCCCGCGCCAGCGCTCCGGACTCCGCTGGCTTTCACGGCGCCGTCACCCTCGGCGTTGGCCCCGTCCGAGCCGTCCGCGTCCGGGCTGTCCGCGTCCGGGCTGTCCCCGTCCAGGCTGTCCGCGTCCGGGCCGGGCACGAGTCCGGCGTCTTCGACGTCGGCGTCGGCAACGGAGGCCGTCGACCCCACGGTCACCCCAGCTCTGCCCGGCGCCGGAGCGGGTCTGACCGGTCTGGCGGAACGCGTGTCGCTGTCCGGCGGGACGCTCACCTGCGGCCCCACCGCCGAGGGAACCTTCGTCGTTGACGCGCGGCTGCGGTGGCCTCGGTGA
- a CDS encoding ATP-binding cassette domain-containing protein produces the protein MISVQSLSKRYGSQTAVADVSFSCEPGTITGFLGPNGAGKSTTVRMITGLTRPDSGYATVAGLPFTQLRNPARRVGTLLDAAAVHPGRTGRATLRLTADLIGMPPSRADDLLEDVGLPRGAADRRVGTYSLGMRQRLGIAQAMIGEPEVLILDEPANGLDPEGIAWMRTLLRSFAADGGTVLLSSHLLGEVQATVDRLVVVGGGRVVAAGSLDELLSSAGLVLRATDPRALARVLFEAGLPHVVHEDGSTVVDTSAPAASGVDAESIARLAASHGLVLLELRQADRTGIEDLFFSVTRAGGAPAGAGRPAGDMPASPAEVTR, from the coding sequence ATGATCTCAGTCCAGTCACTGTCCAAGCGTTACGGCAGCCAGACCGCCGTCGCGGACGTGTCATTCAGTTGCGAGCCGGGCACCATAACCGGCTTCCTCGGCCCGAACGGTGCGGGGAAGTCGACGACAGTACGCATGATCACGGGCCTGACGCGCCCCGACTCCGGTTACGCCACTGTCGCCGGCCTTCCGTTCACCCAGCTGCGGAACCCCGCCCGCAGGGTCGGCACGCTGCTCGACGCGGCAGCCGTCCACCCCGGCCGCACCGGACGTGCCACGCTGCGCCTGACCGCCGACCTCATCGGCATGCCTCCCTCCCGCGCCGACGACCTGCTCGAGGATGTCGGTCTGCCGCGCGGCGCCGCCGACCGTCGGGTCGGGACCTACTCACTCGGCATGCGCCAGCGCCTCGGGATCGCCCAGGCCATGATCGGCGAACCCGAGGTGCTGATCCTGGACGAACCGGCGAACGGGCTCGACCCGGAGGGCATCGCGTGGATGCGGACCCTGCTGCGGTCGTTCGCGGCCGACGGCGGAACGGTGCTGCTTTCCAGCCATCTGCTCGGCGAGGTCCAGGCGACGGTCGACCGCCTGGTCGTCGTCGGGGGTGGGCGGGTCGTGGCCGCCGGCTCGCTCGACGAGCTGCTCTCCTCGGCGGGGCTCGTGCTGCGAGCCACCGACCCGCGGGCGCTCGCGCGGGTCCTGTTCGAAGCCGGCCTGCCGCACGTCGTCCACGAGGACGGCAGCACCGTCGTCGACACGAGTGCCCCGGCGGCGAGCGGCGTTGATGCCGAGTCGATCGCCCGGCTCGCCGCGTCCCACGGGCTCGTCCTGCTTGAGCTGCGCCAGGCTGACCGGACCGGCATCGAGGACCTGTTCTTCTCCGTGACCCGTGCCGGAGGCGCGCCCGCCGGCGCGGGCCGCCCGGCCGGCGACATGCCGGCGTCGCCGGCGGAGGTGACCCGATGA
- a CDS encoding ABC transporter permease subunit: MTSVTVTGGRSRQATPPSPADGIPFARLLRVEWAKTVNTRSGRWLIAASALLAVAVTTIPLGFPDDIDQTQASYLSFPALATALLLPVTSVLALTTEWTQRTVLVTYTLEPRRGRVLRAKIAAGLLLGLLAGLFALLVGFASIALAEGIGRDVANPDGTGPLLGLFPFVLLNMLSGMAFGAVLHNTAAAIVLLYVLPTVWNIIAVGALAEIGEWLDPTQSMAWLLDGTLGDNGAKFVTSMLIWIALPLGLGLLRTARREVS; the protein is encoded by the coding sequence ATGACCAGCGTGACTGTCACCGGCGGCCGGTCAAGGCAGGCCACACCACCCAGCCCGGCAGATGGCATTCCGTTCGCTCGCCTGCTGCGCGTCGAGTGGGCCAAGACCGTCAACACCCGCTCCGGGCGCTGGCTGATCGCCGCCTCCGCGCTGCTCGCGGTCGCGGTGACGACCATTCCGCTCGGCTTCCCCGACGACATCGACCAGACCCAGGCGAGCTACCTGTCCTTCCCGGCGCTCGCGACGGCGCTGCTGCTGCCGGTGACGTCCGTCCTCGCGCTGACCACCGAGTGGACGCAGCGGACGGTGCTGGTCACCTACACCCTCGAACCGAGGCGCGGCCGAGTGCTGCGGGCGAAGATCGCTGCGGGGCTCCTGCTCGGCCTGCTCGCCGGGCTGTTCGCGCTGCTGGTCGGCTTCGCGTCGATCGCACTGGCCGAGGGCATCGGCCGCGACGTCGCGAACCCCGACGGGACCGGGCCGCTGCTCGGCCTCTTTCCGTTCGTGCTGCTGAACATGCTTTCGGGGATGGCCTTCGGCGCGGTGCTGCACAACACGGCGGCGGCGATCGTCCTGCTCTATGTTCTGCCGACGGTCTGGAACATCATCGCGGTCGGTGCGCTGGCCGAGATCGGCGAGTGGCTCGACCCGACGCAGAGCATGGCCTGGCTGCTCGACGGAACGCTCGGCGACAACGGAGCCAAATTCGTGACGTCGATGCTGATCTGGATCGCGCTGCCGCTCGGTCTCGGCCTGCTGCGCACCGCCCGGCGCGAGGTGTCCTGA
- a CDS encoding SAM-dependent methyltransferase, whose product MADEDEAGNAGGTRGPGGTGDRSEGTAGERLRSARFPRSSRYHPDWIAGAVSGGANSLWLTEWLTEALDLRPGLRVLDLGCGRGASSVFLAREFGVQVWATDLWFGPDERLARIRDAGVEDAVFPLRADARSLPFATDFFDAVVSIDSFVYYGTDDLYLNYLSRFVRPGGVIGIAGAGLVDEFDGPVPGHLRAWWEPSMACLHSAAWWRRHWERSGVAHVTVADTMPDGWLRWLDWHHTINPDNTVEIDALTADQGRHLGYVRAVAHRRPDATPDEPIADIPLAYTAHPLLRDDPPPAAR is encoded by the coding sequence ATGGCCGACGAGGACGAGGCAGGAAACGCCGGTGGGACACGCGGCCCCGGTGGGACAGGCGACCGGAGTGAGGGAACGGCCGGCGAACGGCTGCGCTCGGCGCGGTTCCCCCGCAGCTCCCGCTATCACCCGGACTGGATTGCCGGCGCGGTCAGCGGCGGCGCGAACTCGCTGTGGCTGACCGAATGGCTCACTGAGGCCCTCGACCTGCGGCCCGGTCTGCGGGTTCTCGACCTCGGCTGCGGCCGTGGGGCGTCGTCCGTCTTCCTGGCCCGGGAGTTCGGGGTGCAGGTCTGGGCCACCGACCTGTGGTTCGGCCCGGACGAACGCCTGGCCCGCATCCGTGACGCCGGTGTCGAGGACGCCGTGTTCCCACTGCGCGCCGACGCCCGTTCACTGCCGTTCGCCACTGACTTCTTCGACGCCGTGGTCAGCATCGACTCGTTCGTCTACTACGGCACGGACGATTTGTACCTGAACTACCTTTCCCGGTTCGTCCGGCCGGGCGGCGTGATCGGTATCGCCGGTGCCGGGCTCGTCGACGAGTTCGACGGTCCGGTACCGGGCCATCTGCGCGCCTGGTGGGAGCCGAGCATGGCCTGCCTGCACTCCGCGGCCTGGTGGCGACGCCACTGGGAACGCAGCGGCGTCGCTCACGTCACCGTCGCCGACACCATGCCGGACGGCTGGCTGCGCTGGCTCGACTGGCACCACACCATCAACCCCGACAACACGGTGGAGATCGACGCACTCACCGCCGATCAGGGCCGCCACCTCGGCTACGTCCGCGCCGTCGCGCACCGCCGCCCCGACGCGACCCCCGACGAGCCGATCGCCGACATCCCGCTGGCCTACACCGCCCACCCTCTGCTCCGCGACGACCCACCGCCCGCCGCCCGCTGA
- a CDS encoding ester cyclase, whose amino-acid sequence MDTAVSSGTALALRSIEIMAGGDFDDFTEVVHPLATNRESVDEPPDARGQGPRAFHATALWLRAAYADLHWQIHDTVERGDLVVVHCTMSGRHAGPFVAYDANARIERVFPPTGRTFATTQTHWLRLRDGKVIEHWANRDDLGTAAQLGWIPPTPRYLLRSALATHRARRSSIGA is encoded by the coding sequence ATGGACACCGCAGTCTCCTCCGGGACGGCACTCGCGCTCCGCTCGATCGAGATCATGGCTGGCGGCGACTTCGACGACTTCACCGAGGTCGTGCACCCGCTCGCCACCAACCGGGAGAGTGTGGACGAGCCGCCGGACGCCCGCGGCCAGGGCCCGCGGGCCTTCCACGCGACCGCCCTGTGGCTGCGTGCGGCCTACGCCGACCTGCACTGGCAGATCCACGACACGGTGGAGCGGGGCGACCTCGTGGTGGTGCACTGCACCATGAGCGGCCGCCACGCCGGACCGTTCGTCGCCTACGACGCCAACGCGCGGATCGAGCGGGTCTTCCCGCCGACCGGACGGACCTTCGCCACCACCCAGACCCACTGGCTGCGCCTGCGCGACGGCAAGGTCATCGAGCACTGGGCGAACCGCGACGACCTGGGCACCGCCGCCCAGCTCGGCTGGATCCCGCCGACGCCGCGCTACCTGCTCCGGTCTGCCCTGGCCACCCACCGGGCCCGCAGATCGTCGATCGGCGCCTGA